From a single Rhinolophus ferrumequinum isolate MPI-CBG mRhiFer1 chromosome 15, mRhiFer1_v1.p, whole genome shotgun sequence genomic region:
- the LOC117034443 gene encoding zinc finger protein OZF gives MTTSQGLLSFKDVALDFTWEEWQLLDTVQKNLYQDVMLENYSNLMSLGYQATKPEAVVHLEKGEQGTIEREFPTHFSPEVMWQVYEDIEKDGLLERDHENNALGKIFFLSKKIVPFMENHHKCVSRGISLKQNSDSNFQSKNYAEMNSDESNGPGKFFFHSLYETSHAQAQSYERNLRVKAFSLMTNPERHHRIHTEGKPYECSECPKSFRYKSKLIIHQRTHTGEKPYRCSQCQKGLSTKCYLTLHQRLHTGEKPYECKECGKAYREKTKLRLHYKTHTGEKPFECSDCGKGFMQKSNLITHQRSHTGDKPYGCRECGKAFCSKSQLVVHQRIHAGEKSYKCRKCGKAFNKSSHLLTPPRIHKGEKPYEYIECGKDFVHASQLIVHQRNHTGRKPYECKECGKAFTKKSHFITHQRSHTGEKPYECSECGKAFTVKSHLIVHQRTHTGERPYECSECGKAFIRKAMLIVHQRMHTGERPFVCLECQKAFSSMSVLSRHQLIHTGEKPHGCNECGKAFRQKNHLITHQRCHTGEKPYGCIPCGQIFNQKSQLIRHQRRHTGEKP, from the exons ATGACCACGTCCCAG GGCTTATTGTCATTCAAAGATGTGGCTCTGGATTTCACCTGGGAAGAGTGGCAGCTACTAGACACTGTTCAGAAGAACCTCTACCAGGATGTGATGTTGGAAAATTATAGCAACCTAATGTCATTGG GTTATCAAGCTACCAAGCCAGAAGCAGTGGTCCACTTGGAGAAAGGAGAACAAGGAACAATAGAGAGGGAATTTCCAACTCATTTTAGCCCAG AAGTAATGTGGCAAGTTTATGAAGATATTGAGAAGGATGGACTTCTGGAGAGAGATCATGAAAATAATgcattgggaaaaatattttttctcagcaAAAAAATTGTTCCATTTATGGAAAACCACCACAAATGTGTTTCAAGAGGAAtaagtttgaaacaaaattcagATTCAAATTTTCAGAGTAAAAACTACGCAGAAATGAATTCTGATGAGTCAAATGGTCCTGGAAAGttctttttccattctctatATGAAACCTCCCATGCTCAAGCCCAGTCCTATGAACGTAACTTACGTGTAAAGGCTTTCAGCCTGATGACAAACCCTGAAAGGCATCACAGAATTCACACAGAAgggaaaccttatgaatgtagtGAATGTCCAAAATCCTTCAGGTATAAGTCAAAGCTCATAATACACCAGAGAACTCATACAGGAGAGAAGCCATACAGATGCAGTCAATGTCAGAAAGGTCTCAGTACAAAATGTTATCTCACTCTGCATCAGAGacttcacacaggagagaaaccctatgaatgcaaAGAATGTGGAAAAGCTTACAGGGAGAAGACAAAGCTGAGATTACATTACAAAAcgcacacaggagagaaaccattTGAGTGTAGTGACTGTGGGAAAGGTTTTATGCAAAAGTCAAACCTGATTACCCATCAAAGAAGTCATACAGGAGATAAACCCTATGGATGTAgagaatgtgggaaggccttctgTAGCAAGTCTCAACTTGTTGTTCACCAGCGAATTCATGCAGGAGAAAAATCCTATAAATGCAGgaaatgtgggaaagctttcaatAAAAGCTCCCACCTTTTAACACCTCCGAGAATACATAaaggagagaaaccttatgaataCATTGAATGTGGAAAAGATTTTGTACATGCATCACAGCTTATTGTACACCAGAGAAATCATACAGGAAGAAAACCGTACGAGTGCAAGGAATGCGGGAAAGCCTTTACTAAAAAGTCACACTTCATAACACATCAGAGAAGTCATACGGGAGAGAAGCCTTATGAATGCAGtgaatgtggaaaagcttttACAGTCAAGTCACATCTCATTGtccatcagagaactcacacggGAGAGAGACCCTATGAATGCAGTGAGTGTGGAAAAGCTTTCATACGAAAGGCAATGCTCATTGTCCATCAGAGAATGCACACAGGAGAGAGACCCTTTGTCTGTCTTGAATGCCAAAAAGCCTTTAGCAGTATGTCAGTGCTCAGTAGACATCAGTtgattcatactggagagaaaccccaTGGATgcaatgaatgtggaaaagctttcCGCCAGAAAAACCATCTTATTACCCACCAACGCTgccatactggagagaaaccctacgGATGCATTCCATGTGGTCAAATCTTTAACCAAAAGTCACAGCTCATTAGACATCAGAGAcgtcacacaggagagaaaccataG